GAAACCTTCCATACTGTTGGGTTCTTCCCAATTCCCAAATCTGCGTCCGCCTTTCCTCCGACAGGTTTCCCGGCATTATCGCAGAACGCCTTGAAGATTCCATCGTGAATCTCGTATTCAATTTCCTTGTTGGCATCAGCTTTCTCTTCCGGGGAGACAACGGGACGAATCCCTTCTATGAACTCCTCGTAGCTGAAAGATTGGTGGAAAGTCGTGAAGGCAATTAGTCCATCGTCTTTGTATTTTAGATAGCGACCGAACACTTCTCCGTAGTCCTCAGACTTCACTTCGGCAATAGTTTTGTCCTCAACAATAGCAACTGCGTACCGAATAGCGCTGTAGGTTTTCCCCGTTCCAGGGGGTCCGTAGAGAATAGTATTCTTCGCAGTTATCAATTTCTGATCTACATCTTCAACACCAGGTGGATTTGGAACGTCAACTGAAGGCCGAGGTGACGGACCTCCTCTTTCAATCCAAGCCTTATATGACATCTCCGGGAATGACAAGCTGGGTATTTCCTTACTAAGTTCATTTTTCAAAGCGCCTAAGAATTCTGCATATTCACTGCCGGTGCAATGGGTGCTGGGTAAGTCTACGGAGTAATGTTCAGAAATGTACTTGCGGGAATTGGTGTCAAGCGCGAGAAATACATTCGGTCTAATCCAGAACAGGCCCATCGTGACATATGTCAACCCGTTGCCTTTTACGGCAACGGCCTTGTCAAAAGCCTCTTTGAATTCGTTGGAAAAAGTATTTGCATCGGCTGATTCCAAGGCGTAAATGAAAAGGTTCCACATTTCATCATCACCAACAAAAAACGACCGTCTGTTATCAAGAACAGGTATTCCAACAAATTGTGTTGGCGCAGGGATTTTCACTCCGAACTCGTCGCCAAGTATTTTCGCCAAAAGGGTTCTATTTGCATCTGTTGTCCCGCGATTTATTACTCCCATTACTGAGAAAGGATCGATCCGATGCTGACGTGGCCCCCACCAATCTTCTCGGTCAAAATGAAGATATTTCATCAGCGGCTGATCCGACGCAAGCTTCTTTATCACGTTGAATAGTTCGCCCGGCTTATCCTTAAATTCCAGTAGTCTATCGGCAAAAGTCTCGTAAAACGGAACCCATTGGAATCCACTATCCAAGAGTATCAACTCCTTTGCATGGCTATTTGCGTAATTACTCGTTTCTTCTATTACCTATCCTTTAATCAGCGACTTAACGTTAATCCCCGGGATCGAATAGATGAGAACTATTGATTGATACCGTAGTCTATCAGCCAACAATAAAGCAGAACTCGATCTTAAACGTAATACTCTTATGCGAAATACAAAGGAGTTTGTATGGCTCGTTCCCTTGACCCGGCTTCATGTGCACAACCAAATAAAAACACCTGCCCCCTCGTGAAGATCTCATTTGTAGCCTCTCGCAAACCGGTGATCGATTCAAGGAGACAACCTATCTCCGGTAGTTGCCAAAATGAATTCTGTCACTGTTTTTCCACCTGTTTTCACGCTTAAGTGTCCAGCGTATTATCAGTCACGATTCTTTGCTAAGCAGAAGCCAACACCCCTCCAATTTGCAGAACCACTAGATCCCATGATTCACTCCGCTCCGAAGAGTCCTCAAAAAATCTATTAGTAATTCCGGAAAACCATTCAAAACATCCTTTGTCTTACAGCTACTAGGAGGGGAATATACATAGATTCATGAGAATTCTTGAATACCAAATTATCACACTGAACTATTCTCTCTTTCATCGTGGATGGTTAGTTGTCATACTTTTTCGCAATGTTGCGAAGCTTCAATGCCATATCGCAGAGCCAATCGAATTGTTTGGGCCAAGCGCTTTCGCCTTTCTTTATATCACCATCTCGCAGAACAAGGATTCGACACGCCTTATTTGCTGTACGCCATTCAATCGAACTTCCAAGTTCTTCTTCAATGGCATCCTTATTCGCTCTGAATTTCTCAAATCGTTCTTTATCATCATCGATATAAATCTCTACTCCCAGTCGCTTCTTCTGCGTATTGGCGGTAAGAGCGATGTGATAAGCAGAGTTTCCCACACTCAAGTCGTACCAGTGTTGAGGACTTGCCTTCCGTTTTGAGAAGGCTCTTGAGAATTCTGGTCTAGCAAAAGCATAATCACAAAACGCCTGCCAGAAGTCCAGCTGAAGTTTCTTGGTATCGGACAACCCTTCAGATGCCTTCACAATCTTAGACCAATCATTGGGACGTTCAATTACATTGAATTTCGGGGCTGGCAAAGAATCGTTTATTCTCCAAAGCTCAATTTCTATTAAGAAGAATCCAATATTCTCGTCTGTGTGTTGGTTAATCCACTCAACTGCTTGTTTGTGCTCATCTCTTGCTCTTTTGACAATCCACACAATCACTTCGGCTCCCTTACCTGAAGCGTAGGTGATTATCTTACCCAAGTGGTCATGGTTTGTATCTTCCAGCTGGTTTTCGATAATGATTTTCCGACCTGTGCCGTCTTCAGTTCCATAGAGATCGACATTGAACCCTCCAACAGGAGATTCTAGTTCTTCGAAAACAATATCAATACCGATTGCTTCACTAAGTAGGACCAGATTCTCTTCTTGAGCTAACCATTTGGAAAAGTCATGCGTCTCATGTTGCCAGATTGTTCGTAAATCATCTACGCGTTCAATTCTACCCAGCGCTGGCATGCAGTTACCTCCTTGTTTCGCAAAGAACTCTCTGAACCCTTCTGTGGACAATCCGCTTAGCAAGAAAAGCAAAAGTAGAAATGCTAGAACAAAATCGCCTCAATACTCTTTAGCGATAAGGCTTTCTTCACAGTATTATTGTTTTCACTTAGGTCCTTTCGGTGCATTAACTACTCGTCATTAATTCTCGTTTCATTCCTCTTTGATAATTCGGATGTTCTTTAGCCCCAGTTGCAGCCCTCAATCCTCCAGCCTGGCGCGCATAAAGGCATCTTCCGGGCCGGCGATGGGTATCGGGATGATTTTCGAGATCGTGTCCATCGAGACGCTAGACAGGTTTCCCATCTGCTCCAGAGGTATGGTGACTGCCCTTGCACCGTTCTCGGCGAGCATAGTGACCCTGTCGGCGAAGGACAGTGTGGTCTTAAGGCTTCCGGTTATAGTCATATCCCCTATGATCCCCAGCCCCTTCTTCAGCGTGTTTCTGTGTATGGCCGAGAGTATGGAGACGAATATGGCGACGGTTATGTCATCGCCCACTTCACTGCCTATCATAGGGGTTAACTGTACTGCTATGTCATAGTCTTTCAAAGCCGAGTTGGATGGCAGGTACTTGCGCTGGTTGGAGGCTATGCAGGAGACCGTTGTCTTCAGCGCCTCTTTGGCAGGCGTCCCGCCACCGCTTATGTTCTGCTTCCCCGAGCCCGGTACTACGATACTTTCGACTTTCAGCAGCGTGGTCTTTCCACCGGCTATCGAGACGGTATAAACAACCCCCGGAGGAAGAGGATCCTGAGAGATGAGAGCTTTGCTGCCGCCTTCGTTTACGGACACGTAGGTCTCTTTCTTGCTCTCTTTGTCTATATACGAGAAGTTGGTGTCCCAGAACTCGAGGCCTCCCAGTTTCTTCAGCTGTTCTTTTACACGTCTCCTGCATTCTATGGCGAAGGAAAGAACACTCTCTATCCCCTCTTTCGTGTACTCGCCGTCGGGATAGAGGAGTTTGAGAAGGCCCGAGCAGGTCTTGCGTACCGCCTTCTCGTCCCTCCTGTTCAGCTGGCTCCCCAGATTGAAGTGTCTGTCCGGTACGTTTACCGCAGAGGTGCCCCTTAAGGATCTCATAACTTCCGAGAGGTAGTCTATGGCAAATCCGAAGTGGTCGGTGAAGAGGTCCGCTCTCAGTTTCTCCACTTCCCAGCCTGGGAGGTAGGCGTGTATCCTGTCGAGTAAGGCGGTATCTTGCATCTCCACGGGGAATGGCTCAAAGAGGTGCGACATCTTCAGTAGCGTCTGCACATCGTCGTTTATATTCCCGTTGAAGACTATCCCGGCCTCGGCCACTACCTCCACCTTTCTGGCGAACGAGCCTGCCTCCATAAAGTCTTTGAGCATCTGCAGCGCCTGTTTGTCCTTGAACTGTATGCCGGCGACTTCATCAAAAGCTATAAGGTCCCACTCTCCCACGAGCCCTACCTTGCGTGTGGCTATGTTGTAGAAGAGCTGTGCGACGGTCGTATTGCCTCCGGATAGCAAGAACGAGTACGGCGAGATTTCACGGTAGATGTACGATTTACCCGTAGCCCTGGGTCCAAGCTCCACGAGGTTGTAGTTCTTCTCCACCAGAGGGACGAGTCTGAGGAGTTGAAAGAGCTTCTGTCTCTCGTCCATTTTCTTCGGCTCCAGGCCTATCGAGCGGATTATGAGGTCTATCCACTCCTGTGTGGTGAACTCCTTTCTCCTTTCCACGAACTGGTCGCGTATGAAGTTGCTCAGCTGTATTGGGTGTATCTTATCTACCACGAAGGGTCTTCCCGGGTAGGTGTTGTGGTCGTAGATCAGATCGATTATCGCCCACATTCCGCCCAGAAGCATCTTCGGGTGTTCCTTGACCAGAAAGTCGCTTATCACTCCGTTGCGTATGCTCAGGTTCTGGAGGCCGGCAACGTATTCGTTCTGCTTTATGTCAAGCCAGGCGTCTATCCTGTCGATCACCCTGAAAAAACCCTTGTCACGAAGCTGCATTTTGACCAGTTCTGCCATATCCGGCCGGAGGAAGTGTTTCTGGAGGATCTCTTCTACGTTTTCCACGCCCTTAATATTCCTCGGGTCTGAGAGGTCGGCGTAAGTCCCAAGCAGGTGCTCGAGGACGTATGTGGGCACGTTGTAGCCTATCTTGAGGTTCCTCACGAGTGATTTCTTTATCACGTATTCGGGGTATATCTTCAGCACTTTCAGGTCAAGGGCGTCCAGTTCCACGTGCGTGTCCTCCTATCAGAAGAGCCGCTCTCTCGTCGGAAGGTATTTGCATTCTACCCAGTCCAGTAGAGCTCCGTCTTCTAAGTCTCTTATCTCTATTTTGAATGTGTCACCGCTCTTTGCAGCTATTTTGAGCGTCTGCCTCGTCTCATCTTCTACCGGTTCGTCCAGTTCGATCCTCTCGTCCAGACACTGTATGTACACTCTCGGAGCGCTGCCGAAGAGGTCTTTTTCGGGGAAGAGGAGTATGTCGAAGCGGTCTTTCTGGACTGTCTTCAGTCTGTCTTTGTTTCCTATCTCCACTCTCCAGCGCTTCTTCCCTTTGATCGGTGTTATTACCAGATGCGGGATTATGACTTCCTGATGTGTTATACCGCCGTGCCAGAAGTGGCCGCCGTAGTCTTTGAATACGTTTCCGCTGCCGGCGTACAGCACGAAGCTGCTGCCGGCCTGTTCGTACTTCCCCTCTTCGGGTTTGACACTGTTCAGGCTATACCTTACTCCGGCTGAGTAGCTCCCCGTCCCGTCCTGTTTGACTTTCTCCCCTTCGAGCGGGAGGTAAAAACCGTGGTCGCTTGTGAAGTGTACCTCATACCCCCTCTTGAGCAGTCCGTCGGCCAGTTCTGAAAGGTCGGCAATTATCCCGTCGTAGAACTTTATCAGGTCGTCGTGGCCCATAGAGTCTATGTCCCTTGTCTTTATAACTATCTTCTCGGCTTCCGGTAATCTGGTGCCCATTTCGACTATCTCGACCCCGGGTACGAGCTCTTTGAGGTTCTCCTCTCTGCTAGTCACATTATCCAGTATTCTGCCCGTCTCTTTGTCACGGATAATGACTCTCCTGTCCTTGAGGCTCTTTTCAATATGCCCAGATGAGTATAGAGCGCCCATTCCCACGGGCGTTTCGGTCGGTGTCGCCGCCAGTACAGGGTCGTACTCTGTCTTGACTTCTCTCTTGAGTTTGAGATCGCGGGCAAGTTCATACCTTAGAGCGTCCACGACGATGACCGCCTTCTTGCCCTCTCCTGTAAGTATCCGCCTCAAAAGGCCGGCCTGTTGGGGCTCTATTGAGG
This portion of the Mesotoga infera genome encodes:
- a CDS encoding DUF4268 domain-containing protein, which encodes MPALGRIERVDDLRTIWQHETHDFSKWLAQEENLVLLSEAIGIDIVFEELESPVGGFNVDLYGTEDGTGRKIIIENQLEDTNHDHLGKIITYASGKGAEVIVWIVKRARDEHKQAVEWINQHTDENIGFFLIEIELWRINDSLPAPKFNVIERPNDWSKIVKASEGLSDTKKLQLDFWQAFCDYAFARPEFSRAFSKRKASPQHWYDLSVGNSAYHIALTANTQKKRLGVEIYIDDDKERFEKFRANKDAIEEELGSSIEWRTANKACRILVLRDGDIKKGESAWPKQFDWLCDMALKLRNIAKKYDN
- a CDS encoding AAA family ATPase; this translates as MDSGFQWVPFYETFADRLLEFKDKPGELFNVIKKLASDQPLMKYLHFDREDWWGPRQHRIDPFSVMGVINRGTTDANRTLLAKILGDEFGVKIPAPTQFVGIPVLDNRRSFFVGDDEMWNLFIYALESADANTFSNEFKEAFDKAVAVKGNGLTYVTMGLFWIRPNVFLALDTNSRKYISEHYSVDLPSTHCTGSEYAEFLGALKNELSKEIPSLSFPEMSYKAWIERGGPSPRPSVDVPNPPGVEDVDQKLITAKNTILYGPPGTGKTYSAIRYAVAIVEDKTIAEVKSEDYGEVFGRYLKYKDDGLIAFTTFHQSFSYEEFIEGIRPVVSPEEKADANKEIEYEIHDGIFKAFCDNAGKPVGGKADADLGIGKNPTVWKVSLEAAGDNLTRTECMENNHIRIGWDEYGENISDATDFGEHGGSNVLSAFYNRMQIGDIVLSCYSSKTIDAIGVITGEPEWHDEYPQYKRVRNVKWLVKGINEDIVDLNGGRTMTLSTVYKLSISVSDVLQMLRSLKPDLFTKKVKIPNRVFIIDEINRGNISKIFGELITLIEPSKRIGASEQLRAKLPYSGQDFGVPNNVYIIGTMNTADRSIALIDSALRRRFSFVEMQPDSTTLEGVHVENINIAKMLDTINKRITVLLDREHTIGHSYLLPLRKSATIETLAEIFENSIVPLLQEYFYDDYEKIQLVLGDNRKPDDSTRFIVKKSDTIDLFGSAEIDFPEYYEVNREAFKMIEAYRQM
- the brxL gene encoding protease Lon-related BREX system protein BrxL gives rise to the protein MELDALDLKVLKIYPEYVIKKSLVRNLKIGYNVPTYVLEHLLGTYADLSDPRNIKGVENVEEILQKHFLRPDMAELVKMQLRDKGFFRVIDRIDAWLDIKQNEYVAGLQNLSIRNGVISDFLVKEHPKMLLGGMWAIIDLIYDHNTYPGRPFVVDKIHPIQLSNFIRDQFVERRKEFTTQEWIDLIIRSIGLEPKKMDERQKLFQLLRLVPLVEKNYNLVELGPRATGKSYIYREISPYSFLLSGGNTTVAQLFYNIATRKVGLVGEWDLIAFDEVAGIQFKDKQALQMLKDFMEAGSFARKVEVVAEAGIVFNGNINDDVQTLLKMSHLFEPFPVEMQDTALLDRIHAYLPGWEVEKLRADLFTDHFGFAIDYLSEVMRSLRGTSAVNVPDRHFNLGSQLNRRDEKAVRKTCSGLLKLLYPDGEYTKEGIESVLSFAIECRRRVKEQLKKLGGLEFWDTNFSYIDKESKKETYVSVNEGGSKALISQDPLPPGVVYTVSIAGGKTTLLKVESIVVPGSGKQNISGGGTPAKEALKTTVSCIASNQRKYLPSNSALKDYDIAVQLTPMIGSEVGDDITVAIFVSILSAIHRNTLKKGLGIIGDMTITGSLKTTLSFADRVTMLAENGARAVTIPLEQMGNLSSVSMDTISKIIPIPIAGPEDAFMRARLED